One part of the Clostridium thermosuccinogenes genome encodes these proteins:
- a CDS encoding S-layer homology domain-containing protein has protein sequence MRIKEVKNILIKVIIFTMICLVVISTGISSHIYASERKFNMTYAYFGNSIAFSAYMEKAANSLNEIAPDYFGINEDGSLKLTTKLSSDFIISAQKKGIKVVPFISNHWDRELGRIALANRERLATQLANAVKQLNLDGVNVDLENLNEDDRDAYTDFVRLLREKLPDDKIVAVAVAVNPSNATKGWNASYDYAGLAKYSDYLMLMAYDEHYESGKEGPVASADFVEASIKYALKRVPSEKIVLGIAFYGRYWISGKSYGGYGISNSKVEALIKMYGGRVTYDYNKQSPKAVITIKPTDPAYYISGKKLEPGTYTFWYENEQSIKYKLTLVKKYNLKGTGSWSLGQETENTWKYYNLWLNGVYFTDAQDSWAREAILTATLKGWFKGVSSTQFKPKNYLTRAEAAAILVRALALEGTGDKSGFPDTAGHWAENDIIIAKEHGIIKGNEDGYYQPEAPISREQMAVMLERILETGNTKKSSTTQGKYWDVSRDESSWSYDAIMKMSQLGIFTGYPDGGFYPKEGISREQMAQLMVKMENYFTHAD, from the coding sequence ATGAGAATAAAAGAGGTCAAAAATATATTAATAAAGGTTATAATTTTTACGATGATTTGTCTGGTGGTCATATCAACCGGCATATCTTCACATATATATGCGTCGGAAAGAAAGTTCAACATGACATATGCATACTTCGGCAACTCCATCGCTTTTTCCGCTTATATGGAAAAGGCTGCGAATTCTCTTAACGAGATTGCTCCGGATTACTTCGGAATAAATGAAGATGGGTCTTTGAAATTGACAACCAAGCTGAGTTCGGATTTCATAATCTCTGCTCAGAAAAAAGGAATAAAGGTGGTTCCTTTTATAAGCAATCATTGGGACAGGGAACTGGGAAGGATTGCCCTGGCCAACAGGGAACGGCTTGCCACACAGCTTGCCAACGCGGTGAAGCAGCTGAATCTGGACGGAGTAAATGTTGACTTGGAGAACTTAAATGAGGATGACAGGGACGCCTACACCGATTTTGTGAGGCTGCTCAGGGAAAAGCTGCCTGATGATAAAATAGTTGCGGTGGCAGTAGCTGTAAATCCATCTAATGCCACCAAGGGATGGAACGCATCCTACGATTATGCCGGATTGGCTAAGTATAGTGATTATCTGATGCTGATGGCATATGATGAGCACTATGAAAGTGGCAAGGAAGGCCCTGTAGCCAGTGCCGATTTTGTGGAAGCGTCCATTAAGTATGCGCTGAAAAGGGTACCGTCAGAAAAAATTGTATTGGGAATAGCTTTTTATGGCAGGTACTGGATCAGTGGCAAAAGCTACGGAGGTTATGGCATAAGCAATTCCAAAGTAGAAGCGCTGATTAAAATGTATGGGGGCAGGGTAACCTACGATTATAACAAGCAGTCACCAAAGGCGGTAATTACAATAAAGCCTACCGATCCAGCTTACTATATATCCGGAAAGAAACTGGAACCGGGAACTTACACCTTCTGGTATGAGAACGAGCAGTCGATAAAGTACAAGCTGACCTTGGTGAAAAAATATAATCTAAAAGGTACCGGAAGCTGGAGCCTTGGCCAGGAGACGGAAAACACTTGGAAATACTACAATCTCTGGTTAAATGGCGTGTATTTCACTGACGCACAGGATAGCTGGGCACGGGAAGCGATCCTGACAGCTACCCTTAAGGGATGGTTCAAAGGTGTTTCCAGCACGCAATTTAAGCCCAAGAACTACCTTACCAGAGCAGAAGCTGCCGCAATCCTCGTGAGGGCGCTGGCACTGGAGGGAACAGGTGATAAAAGCGGATTTCCCGATACAGCAGGGCACTGGGCGGAAAATGATATCATCATAGCGAAAGAGCATGGCATAATAAAAGGGAATGAAGACGGATATTATCAGCCCGAAGCGCCTATAAGCCGTGAGCAGATGGCGGTTATGCTGGAAAGGATACTGGAAACCGGTAATACTAAGAAATCATCCACCACCCAGGGGAAATACTGGGATGTCAGCCGCGACGAATCATCCTGGTCCTATGATGCCATCATGAAAATGTCTCAGCTGGGCATATTTACCGGGTATCCCGACGGAGGATTTTATCCGAAGGAAGGTATAAGCCGTGAACAGATGGCACAGCTGATGGTCAAGATGGAAAATTACTTCACACATGCAGATTAG
- a CDS encoding M3 family oligoendopeptidase, whose amino-acid sequence MELSWSLDELYTSFDSEAFKQDISKCTKFAHEIKQWVMENTADKERPKSKIEEFIDKMINFSSIISRLSGYAYLTQSVDAKNRKADKIIEELEKIASELAEPETVFQKWISSLEKLEDIIASSKLLSEHKFYLMEKVEQSKHMLSDKEEALIAKMESTGSNAWTRLQNLLTSTLLVDVVLDGEKKQIPLQAARNLAYDKDASVRKAAYEAELKSYEKIKDSSAACLNGIKGEVITLAEMRGYGSPLEKTLTDSRMDKETLDAMLTAIKEFLTCFHRYFSKKAELLGHSNGLPFYDLFAPIGKCDMVFTYDEAKDFIIRNFKTFSSKLSDFAANAFEKRWIDAEPKEGKRGGAFCYNLHVIKESRILTNFSGSFSDVTTLAHELGHGYHGHCLNQESILNCGYPMPLAETASNFCETIVKNAALNSASNEEALAILENDISDAGQVIVDIYSRYLFESEVFERRKTGPLSSDELCEIMIDSQKKAYGKGLDHNQLHPYMWVCKPHYYYAKRNFYNFPYAFGLLFAKGLYAEFLKRGSAFVEEYDKLLAATGKNNIADVAGMVGIDVRSTEYWRSSLKLIEQDIEKFLSLT is encoded by the coding sequence ATGGAACTAAGCTGGAGCCTTGATGAGCTGTATACGTCCTTTGACTCAGAAGCTTTTAAACAGGACATAAGCAAATGCACAAAATTTGCGCATGAAATAAAGCAATGGGTTATGGAAAACACCGCCGATAAGGAGAGGCCAAAATCCAAAATCGAAGAATTCATTGACAAAATGATCAATTTCTCTAGCATTATTTCGCGCTTAAGCGGTTATGCTTATCTGACCCAAAGCGTTGACGCAAAAAATAGGAAAGCGGACAAGATCATAGAAGAGCTTGAGAAAATCGCTAGTGAGTTGGCAGAGCCGGAAACAGTATTTCAAAAATGGATCAGTTCCCTGGAAAAACTGGAGGATATTATCGCTTCTTCAAAGCTGCTTTCGGAGCATAAATTCTATCTCATGGAAAAAGTTGAACAAAGCAAACATATGCTCAGTGACAAGGAAGAGGCCTTGATTGCAAAAATGGAAAGCACCGGTTCCAATGCATGGACAAGGCTGCAGAACTTACTCACCTCCACTTTGCTGGTGGATGTGGTTCTAGACGGTGAAAAGAAGCAAATTCCTCTTCAGGCAGCCAGAAATTTGGCTTACGATAAGGACGCCTCCGTCAGAAAAGCAGCCTATGAAGCAGAATTGAAGTCCTATGAAAAGATTAAGGACTCCTCAGCCGCTTGTCTCAATGGAATAAAAGGAGAGGTAATAACCCTGGCGGAAATGAGAGGATATGGATCGCCTCTGGAAAAGACACTCACTGACTCAAGAATGGATAAAGAAACCCTGGATGCCATGCTTACGGCTATAAAAGAGTTTCTTACCTGCTTCCATAGGTATTTCAGCAAAAAGGCCGAATTACTGGGACACAGCAATGGACTTCCTTTTTATGATCTTTTTGCCCCCATCGGAAAATGTGACATGGTATTTACTTATGATGAGGCAAAGGACTTTATAATAAGGAATTTCAAAACTTTCAGCAGCAAGCTTTCGGATTTTGCGGCCAATGCTTTTGAAAAAAGATGGATTGATGCAGAGCCCAAGGAGGGCAAACGGGGCGGAGCCTTCTGCTACAACCTGCATGTCATAAAAGAAAGCAGAATACTTACCAACTTTTCCGGCAGCTTTAGTGATGTCACCACCCTGGCCCACGAGCTCGGCCACGGCTATCATGGCCACTGCCTGAACCAGGAAAGCATCCTCAACTGCGGTTATCCCATGCCCCTGGCTGAAACGGCATCAAATTTCTGTGAAACCATAGTAAAAAATGCGGCATTGAACTCTGCTTCCAATGAAGAAGCCCTTGCCATCCTGGAAAACGATATATCCGACGCAGGCCAGGTGATAGTTGACATATACAGCAGATATCTTTTTGAAAGCGAAGTATTCGAAAGAAGAAAAACCGGCCCACTGTCATCGGATGAGCTGTGTGAAATCATGATTGATTCACAGAAAAAAGCTTATGGAAAAGGCCTTGATCACAACCAGCTTCACCCCTATATGTGGGTATGCAAACCTCATTACTACTACGCCAAACGCAATTTTTACAATTTCCCCTATGCCTTCGGTCTGTTGTTTGCCAAGGGGCTCTACGCCGAGTTTCTTAAAAGAGGTTCCGCTTTCGTAGAAGAATACGACAAGCTTCTTGCAGCAACCGGCAAAAACAACATTGCCGATGTGGCAGGCATGGTCGGAATAGATGTGCGTTCAACAGAGTACTGGAGGAGCTCCCTTAAGCTGATTGAGCAGGATATAGAAAAATTCCTTTCCCTGACATAA
- a CDS encoding secondary thiamine-phosphate synthase enzyme YjbQ, translating to MKSYRKELWFETRQRREFINITPQVEQCLKESGIKEGLLLCNAMHITASVFINDDESGLHKDFERFLEKIAPEKPYDQYYHNGFEDNADAHIKRTIMGREVVVAVTGGKLDFGPWEQIFYGEFDGKRRKRVLVKIIGE from the coding sequence ATGAAGAGCTACAGGAAGGAACTATGGTTTGAAACCCGGCAGAGGAGGGAATTTATAAACATCACTCCCCAGGTAGAGCAATGCCTGAAAGAGAGTGGAATAAAGGAAGGCTTGCTGCTCTGCAATGCCATGCACATTACCGCCAGCGTCTTCATAAACGATGATGAAAGCGGACTTCATAAGGATTTTGAAAGGTTCCTGGAGAAGATTGCTCCGGAAAAACCTTATGACCAGTATTATCATAATGGTTTTGAGGATAATGCCGATGCCCATATCAAACGAACTATAATGGGCAGGGAGGTAGTAGTGGCGGTTACAGGCGGAAAGCTGGACTTCGGACCCTGGGAGCAGATATTTTATGGCGAGTTTGACGGGAAACGCAGGAAAAGGGTGCTGGTAAAGATAATTGGGGAATGA
- a CDS encoding DUF1858 domain-containing protein yields MPKITGDMIIADVLRMDRGTAPIFLNMGLHCLGCPSSTGESIEDACAVHGMDVNEVLKQLNDYFESKQA; encoded by the coding sequence ATGCCTAAGATAACTGGTGATATGATCATAGCTGATGTTCTGAGAATGGACAGGGGAACTGCTCCTATATTTTTGAATATGGGTCTGCATTGTCTGGGATGTCCTTCTTCGACCGGCGAAAGCATAGAAGATGCATGTGCTGTTCATGGTATGGATGTAAATGAAGTACTGAAACAGTTGAATGATTATTTCGAGAGCAAGCAGGCTTAA
- a CDS encoding Fe-S-containing hydro-lyase, giving the protein MRFLIELNMPLDKETVRKLKAGDEVRINGVIYAARDAAHKRMIELLRDGKPLPFDIRNQVIYYVGPCPAKPGEVIGSAGPTTSYRMDAYAPKLIELGLSGMVGKGMRNDEVISAMVKHGAVYFGALGGAGALIARSIISEEIIAFPDLGTEALRKLQVKDFPAIVVIDSYGENLYVSGRQKYINKKMADS; this is encoded by the coding sequence GTGAGATTTTTGATAGAGTTAAACATGCCTTTGGATAAGGAAACGGTGAGAAAATTAAAAGCCGGAGACGAGGTTAGAATAAACGGCGTGATTTATGCGGCCCGGGATGCTGCCCATAAAAGGATGATAGAGCTTTTGCGCGACGGCAAGCCATTGCCTTTCGATATCCGAAACCAGGTAATATATTATGTTGGGCCGTGTCCGGCAAAGCCCGGGGAGGTTATAGGTTCAGCCGGGCCTACTACGAGCTACCGTATGGATGCATATGCTCCTAAACTTATTGAGTTGGGTTTAAGCGGTATGGTAGGAAAAGGAATGAGAAATGATGAAGTGATATCGGCCATGGTGAAGCATGGCGCGGTCTATTTCGGAGCTTTGGGAGGTGCCGGAGCCTTGATAGCCAGATCCATAATCAGCGAGGAGATAATAGCTTTTCCTGATCTGGGAACAGAAGCTTTGCGAAAACTTCAGGTAAAGGACTTTCCTGCCATTGTTGTAATCGATTCCTATGGTGAAAATTTGTATGTAAGCGGAAGGCAAAAATACATCAATAAGAAAATGGCCGATTCTTAA
- a CDS encoding fumarate hydratase, translated as MRNIDTALIIDTVKKLCIDANYYLNGDILNAMESGLREEDSDIGRSVISQLIENACIARENNMAICQDTGMAVVFVEIGQEVHITGGLLEDAINEGVRRGYEEGYLRKSVVRDPIHRVNTGDNTPAVIHYSIVEGDRLKITVAPKGFGSENMSAIKMLKPSDGIEGVKSFVVETVDKAGPNPCPPVVVGVGIGGTMEKAALLAKKALLRPIDRRSNIDYVHDLENELLETINNLGIGPAGMGGRLTALAVNVEVFPTHIAGLPVAVNMSCHATRHAEAEL; from the coding sequence ATGAGAAATATTGATACTGCGCTGATAATAGATACGGTGAAAAAATTGTGCATTGATGCCAATTACTATCTGAACGGCGATATACTGAATGCCATGGAAAGCGGGCTTAGGGAAGAGGATTCCGATATAGGCAGGAGCGTGATAAGCCAATTGATTGAAAATGCCTGTATTGCCCGGGAAAATAATATGGCGATATGCCAGGATACGGGGATGGCTGTGGTATTTGTTGAGATAGGCCAGGAAGTTCACATAACTGGAGGGCTACTGGAAGATGCAATTAACGAAGGCGTAAGAAGGGGCTATGAAGAAGGATATCTAAGAAAGTCCGTGGTAAGAGATCCCATCCACAGGGTAAATACCGGGGACAACACGCCTGCTGTCATACACTACAGTATAGTTGAAGGGGACAGGTTGAAGATTACAGTGGCCCCGAAAGGCTTTGGAAGTGAAAATATGAGCGCAATAAAGATGTTGAAGCCCTCCGACGGAATTGAAGGGGTTAAGAGCTTTGTGGTGGAAACAGTGGATAAGGCCGGACCTAACCCATGCCCTCCTGTGGTTGTAGGAGTCGGAATTGGCGGTACCATGGAAAAGGCGGCGCTATTGGCCAAAAAGGCGCTTTTAAGACCTATTGACAGGAGAAGCAATATCGATTATGTGCATGATCTCGAGAATGAGCTGCTGGAAACCATTAATAACCTTGGTATCGGACCGGCCGGCATGGGAGGAAGGCTGACTGCCCTGGCGGTGAATGTGGAAGTTTTCCCTACCCATATAGCCGGTCTGCCAGTAGCGGTAAACATGAGCTGTCATGCCACAAGACATGCGGAAGCGGAATTGTAA
- a CDS encoding universal stress protein UspA: MNTPKKILVCVTQQKTCERLIKKAAKLKDSPEDELFVIHVAKNEWNFLDNIKEGEALEYLFDISKTVGANLTVLRSDSIVKTISDFVHDNRINYVILGESPNDHKENKFAEELKSQTKNVEIIVIPQQEF, encoded by the coding sequence TTGAATACACCAAAAAAAATACTTGTTTGCGTTACTCAGCAGAAAACTTGTGAAAGGCTTATCAAAAAAGCAGCCAAGCTTAAAGACAGCCCGGAAGATGAGCTTTTTGTCATACATGTTGCGAAAAACGAATGGAATTTCCTTGATAATATAAAAGAAGGTGAAGCGCTGGAATATCTTTTTGATATATCAAAAACTGTTGGAGCAAATCTGACTGTGTTAAGGTCGGACAGCATCGTCAAGACGATCAGTGATTTTGTTCATGATAACAGGATTAATTATGTAATATTAGGAGAATCTCCCAACGACCATAAGGAGAATAAATTTGCAGAAGAACTGAAGTCACAGACAAAAAATGTAGAGATTATTGTCATACCTCAACAGGAATTTTGA
- a CDS encoding HU family DNA-binding protein, translating into MNKTDLVNSIAAKSGLNKKNSEAALNAFISSVEEALAKGDKVVLVGFGTFEVRKRAARKGRNPQTKKEITIPASNAPVFKAGKGLKDIVNK; encoded by the coding sequence ATGAACAAGACTGATTTAGTTAATTCTATCGCAGCAAAATCCGGACTTAACAAGAAAAACAGCGAGGCTGCTCTCAATGCTTTCATCTCTTCTGTTGAAGAAGCTTTGGCAAAGGGAGATAAAGTAGTTCTCGTTGGTTTTGGTACTTTCGAGGTTAGAAAGAGAGCTGCAAGAAAAGGCAGAAATCCTCAGACCAAGAAGGAAATCACAATACCAGCATCAAACGCTCCAGTATTCAAAGCAGGAAAAGGCTTAAAAGATATAGTTAACAAATAA
- the spo0A gene encoding sporulation transcription factor Spo0A: MSEKISILIADDNVQFGNLLQEYISRVSDMDVAGIARDGLQAISMIKSLKPDVVLLDIIMPNLDGLGVLEKMSSVKSGNKPSFIVLTALGQDIFIQKAMALGAGYYIVKPFDMDVLVSRIREIYKYKCYTLFNHEKQQLKKKTFQDSHSFKHDMETLVTNLIRSVGVPPHVTGYQYIREAVIQVIKSPNILYSMTKILYPSVAKKFNSTPQRVERAIRNAIDGAWKKGDLKHIESTLGYCPNKIRSKPSNSEFIALIADKARLSLGIE; the protein is encoded by the coding sequence ATGAGTGAGAAAATTTCCATATTGATTGCCGACGATAATGTGCAGTTTGGCAATCTCCTTCAGGAATATATAAGCCGTGTTAGTGATATGGATGTTGCAGGTATTGCCCGGGACGGTTTACAAGCCATCAGCATGATAAAATCCTTGAAACCCGATGTTGTATTACTGGATATCATAATGCCCAACCTTGATGGGCTTGGCGTTCTGGAAAAAATGTCTTCGGTCAAATCCGGCAACAAACCTTCTTTTATTGTTCTTACTGCACTGGGACAGGATATTTTTATTCAAAAGGCGATGGCATTGGGAGCAGGATATTATATTGTCAAGCCTTTTGATATGGACGTTCTGGTGTCCAGAATCCGAGAAATATACAAGTATAAATGCTATACTCTTTTCAATCATGAAAAGCAGCAGTTAAAAAAGAAAACCTTCCAGGATAGCCATTCTTTTAAACATGACATGGAGACGTTGGTTACCAATCTTATACGCAGTGTCGGTGTGCCTCCCCATGTGACAGGATACCAGTACATAAGGGAAGCGGTTATTCAGGTGATTAAAAGCCCAAATATTCTTTACTCTATGACCAAGATATTGTATCCGTCCGTTGCCAAAAAATTTAATTCCACACCTCAACGGGTGGAGCGCGCAATAAGAAATGCAATTGACGGAGCATGGAAAAAAGGGGATCTTAAGCACATAGAATCAACTCTTGGATATTGCCCGAATAAAATCAGGAGTAAACCCAGCAATTCGGAGTTTATTGCACTTATAGCCGATAAAGCGAGGCTAAGCCTGGGTATTGAGTGA
- a CDS encoding shikimate kinase: MNINNIILIGMPNSGKSTVGSYLAKALGRRFIDTDQLILEKAKKPLKDIVNFDGLDKFLSIQDEVINSLDAANSVIATGGSVIYGEASMSHLKAMGTVIFLDISYETVVSRLSPGRRFAREEGKSLLDVYNERKPLYQKYADITIDCSVREAKDIAEDIIKQLNLK, encoded by the coding sequence GTGAATATCAATAATATTATATTGATTGGCATGCCCAATTCAGGGAAAAGCACAGTAGGGAGTTATCTCGCAAAGGCTCTGGGGAGGAGGTTCATAGATACGGACCAGCTGATCCTGGAGAAGGCGAAGAAGCCCCTGAAGGATATTGTAAACTTTGATGGTTTAGATAAGTTTTTAAGCATACAGGATGAGGTTATAAACAGCCTTGATGCAGCCAATAGCGTGATTGCCACCGGCGGTAGCGTTATATATGGAGAGGCTTCGATGAGCCACCTCAAGGCGATGGGAACAGTCATTTTTCTCGATATCAGCTACGAGACGGTAGTAAGCAGGCTATCTCCCGGGAGGAGGTTTGCCAGGGAAGAAGGCAAAAGCCTTTTGGATGTTTACAATGAGAGAAAACCCTTGTACCAAAAATATGCGGATATAACTATCGATTGCTCTGTCAGGGAAGCCAAAGATATAGCTGAGGATATAATAAAGCAATTGAATTTAAAATAA
- the aroA gene encoding 3-phosphoshikimate 1-carboxyvinyltransferase — MLLKVSRSKTSGRVKIPGSKSHTIRALFIASLAEGRSEIINPLISDDAVSAVKTCKAMGADVKIEKDRYIVDGFNGIPKVPDNVIDVGNSGTTLRFATAASALGDGYSVFTGDEQIRRRPIGPLLEALNNLGAQAFSTRGDGRAPLVVKGRMTGGRTPLDSVTSQYLSALLISTPLLEKDTEIDIIRLNEVPYVDITLWWLDKQNIRYENSSYKTFYIPGGQKYKPFKEVIPGDFSSATFFMVLAAISGGEFILENLDISDPQGDRQVLDILKSMGAEVRIDGKNITISGRELIGREIDMNSIPDALPAMAVAGCFAEGETRLINVPQARLKETDRIRVMYEELSKLGADVEELPDGLIIRQSKLKGCPLNGHGDHRIVMALAVAGLNIDGDTVIDTAESISVTFPEFVDLVKACGGNAELVEQS, encoded by the coding sequence ATGCTGTTGAAGGTCAGCAGGTCCAAAACCAGCGGGAGAGTCAAAATCCCAGGGTCTAAATCGCATACCATCCGGGCTTTATTTATAGCAAGCTTGGCGGAGGGCAGGTCTGAGATAATAAATCCTTTGATATCTGATGATGCCGTATCGGCGGTAAAAACATGCAAGGCTATGGGAGCAGACGTGAAAATAGAAAAGGATCGGTATATTGTTGACGGATTTAACGGAATTCCGAAGGTTCCGGATAATGTTATAGATGTGGGAAATTCCGGCACAACCTTGAGGTTTGCCACTGCGGCTTCGGCTTTGGGAGACGGATATTCGGTTTTCACCGGGGATGAGCAGATACGTAGAAGGCCTATAGGACCGCTTCTCGAAGCTCTTAATAACCTTGGTGCGCAGGCTTTTTCCACAAGAGGGGACGGCAGGGCACCGTTAGTTGTAAAGGGAAGGATGACCGGAGGCCGGACACCCCTTGATTCGGTCACGTCCCAGTATCTTTCAGCGCTGCTTATAAGCACACCACTTCTGGAGAAGGATACTGAAATAGATATAATACGATTAAATGAGGTGCCTTATGTGGATATCACCCTTTGGTGGCTGGATAAACAGAATATCAGGTATGAAAACAGCTCATACAAGACCTTTTACATACCGGGAGGCCAAAAATATAAGCCTTTCAAGGAAGTAATACCGGGAGACTTTTCTTCGGCCACATTTTTTATGGTGCTGGCAGCCATCTCCGGAGGTGAATTTATACTGGAGAACCTGGATATTTCGGACCCCCAGGGAGACAGACAGGTGCTGGACATCCTGAAAAGCATGGGGGCTGAAGTGAGGATTGATGGTAAAAACATAACTATTTCAGGACGTGAGCTCATAGGCAGGGAAATCGATATGAATTCAATACCCGACGCTCTTCCTGCGATGGCTGTAGCCGGGTGCTTTGCAGAAGGGGAAACCCGTCTTATCAATGTACCCCAAGCCAGGTTGAAAGAGACGGACAGAATTCGCGTAATGTATGAAGAGTTGAGCAAACTTGGAGCTGATGTGGAAGAGCTTCCCGACGGACTGATTATCCGTCAGAGCAAGTTAAAGGGCTGTCCTTTGAACGGGCATGGGGATCATCGCATTGTGATGGCTCTTGCCGTGGCGGGGTTGAATATAGACGGAGATACGGTAATAGACACAGCTGAATCCATAAGCGTCACATTTCCCGAATTCGTAGATTTAGTCAAAGCCTGCGGGGGAAATGCCGAGCTTGTCGAACAGTCATAA